The Methanothermobacter tenebrarum genome window below encodes:
- a CDS encoding DUF2304 domain-containing protein translates to MLYQIIGTLTGLIGMILSIKRFKEGKTSPTAFIFWLLAWGFLIVISISPNVTSYIANIMGIGRGLDLILILAIIGAYYLLFRIYIMIENLEMEITKLVRELALRESEEDE, encoded by the coding sequence GTGTTATACCAGATTATAGGAACACTAACAGGTCTGATAGGGATGATATTATCCATAAAGAGGTTCAAAGAGGGTAAAACATCCCCCACTGCTTTCATCTTCTGGCTTCTAGCATGGGGTTTTCTAATCGTGATCTCAATTAGCCCCAACGTCACATCATATATTGCAAATATTATGGGAATTGGTAGGGGACTGGACCTGATCCTTATATTAGCGATAATAGGAGCCTACTACTTGCTCTTCAGGATATATATCATGATAGAGAACCTTGAAATGGAAATAACAAAACTAGTCAGGGAATTAGCACTCAGAGAATCGGAAGAGGACGAATAG
- the ribC gene encoding riboflavin synthase yields MRRIGICDTTFARYDMASAAIDELKMHAPDLKIIRRTVPGVKDLPVACKKLIEEEGCEIVMAFGMPGPDEKDKVCAHEASTGLIQAQLMTNTHIIEVFVHEDEESNPKDLKILAENRAREHAQNVIKMLFKPEKLTREAGMGMREGKPDVGPL; encoded by the coding sequence ATGAGACGCATAGGAATATGTGACACCACCTTTGCAAGATACGACATGGCAAGTGCCGCCATAGATGAACTAAAAATGCACGCCCCAGACTTAAAGATTATAAGGAGAACAGTACCAGGTGTCAAAGACCTCCCAGTAGCATGTAAAAAATTGATCGAAGAAGAAGGCTGTGAGATTGTAATGGCCTTCGGGATGCCAGGCCCGGATGAAAAGGATAAAGTATGCGCCCATGAAGCTTCAACAGGACTCATACAAGCCCAGCTCATGACAAACACTCACATAATCGAAGTATTCGTCCATGAAGACGAGGAATCCAACCCAAAGGACCTTAAAATACTCGCAGAAAACCGCGCCCGCGAACATGCCCAGAATGTTATAAAAATGTTATTCAAACCAGAAAAATTGACCAGAGAAGCCGGCATGGGGATGAGAGAAGGCAAACCAGACGTCGGCCCACTCTAA
- a CDS encoding YIP1 family protein: MILKKMMNFSKDLLRVMISPEETFKVVKDKNLENQGLYFYIFMCAFLGFMLGGVASAITGVWIIFPIAFAVIVTVIALVKLIIWAIVSHIVAVFVFKGKGSLESTIKLMGFSAAPFILGIFALMTLILAGTFFTSTMLFTIMYIWAIIIGSAAVNIEHRIGFGRSFLSVLGIPALIIIGLMMLVGVLQ, encoded by the coding sequence TTGATCCTGAAAAAAATGATGAATTTCTCCAAGGATCTTTTGAGGGTTATGATATCCCCAGAAGAAACATTTAAGGTTGTGAAGGATAAAAATTTGGAAAACCAAGGATTGTACTTTTACATTTTCATGTGCGCATTCCTTGGTTTCATGTTAGGTGGAGTGGCATCAGCCATAACCGGAGTGTGGATAATCTTCCCAATAGCCTTCGCCGTGATAGTCACAGTAATAGCACTGGTAAAACTCATAATATGGGCCATAGTTTCACATATTGTCGCAGTTTTTGTCTTTAAAGGAAAAGGAAGCCTTGAAAGCACCATTAAGCTCATGGGATTTTCAGCAGCACCATTCATCCTTGGAATATTCGCTCTAATGACCCTAATACTAGCTGGGACATTTTTCACATCAACTATGCTGTTCACCATAATGTACATCTGGGCCATTATAATTGGGTCAGCAGCTGTGAACATCGAACATAGGATCGGTTTTGGGAGATCATTCTTATCGGTCCTTGGAATACCAGCCCTTATAATAATAGGGTTGATGATGCTCGTGGGGGTTTTACAATGA
- a CDS encoding glycosyltransferase family 2 protein, producing the protein MAVKKRVNPKDVTVIVPAYNEEKTILQVLGELKKRGYTVVVVDDGSTDSTPHLLTRFKDDDRVHVYRHIINRGLGAALRTGIEAALFMGSSYIVTFDADGQHDPDDIERVCKPLIDNKADAVIGKRDFSKMPLSRNIGNFLMNIITLIFYGVWVSDSQSGLRAFTRKAASKIKTEDRGYGVSSEIISEIKKRGLRLKEAPIKTIYTPETISKGTNFSVGIKILIKLIINILKRL; encoded by the coding sequence ATGGCAGTGAAAAAAAGGGTAAATCCAAAAGATGTTACAGTTATCGTGCCTGCATATAACGAGGAAAAGACAATACTCCAGGTTCTAGGCGAACTAAAGAAGAGAGGTTATACTGTCGTTGTTGTAGATGATGGGTCAACTGATTCAACACCCCATCTCCTCACAAGATTCAAAGATGATGATAGAGTCCACGTTTATAGGCATATAATAAACAGGGGACTTGGAGCGGCCTTGAGAACTGGTATAGAGGCGGCCCTTTTCATGGGATCGTCCTATATAGTCACATTTGATGCTGATGGACAACATGACCCAGATGATATAGAAAGGGTTTGCAAACCACTAATCGATAATAAAGCAGATGCTGTTATTGGTAAAAGAGATTTTAGTAAAATGCCACTTTCAAGGAACATTGGAAACTTTCTCATGAACATAATAACCCTAATATTTTATGGTGTTTGGGTTTCTGATTCACAATCCGGTTTGCGAGCATTCACCCGCAAAGCAGCTTCCAAGATCAAAACAGAGGATAGAGGTTATGGTGTGTCATCTGAGATAATAAGTGAAATCAAAAAAAGAGGCCTCAGACTAAAGGAGGCTCCTATAAAAACTATATACACTCCAGAGACTATATCAAAGGGTACAAACTTTAGTGTAGGTATTAAAATATTGATTAAATTAATAATTAATATATTAAAAAGATTGTAA
- a CDS encoding energy-coupling factor ABC transporter substrate-binding protein, translating into MEKRHIIMLIIVALICIIPFLIYSGLGEEQGYFGGADDKASQVIEETGYKPWFEPIWEPPSGEIESLIFAVQAAIGALIIGYVFGYYKGRQKTS; encoded by the coding sequence ATGGAGAAAAGGCACATCATAATGCTTATAATCGTTGCCTTAATCTGCATCATACCATTCCTGATCTATAGTGGCCTTGGAGAAGAACAAGGCTACTTTGGGGGTGCGGATGATAAAGCCAGTCAAGTTATAGAAGAAACCGGCTACAAGCCATGGTTTGAGCCCATATGGGAGCCCCCAAGTGGTGAAATAGAGAGTCTAATATTCGCTGTTCAAGCGGCTATAGGAGCACTGATAATTGGATACGTTTTCGGCTATTATAAAGGCAGGCAGAAAACATCCTAG
- the cbiQ gene encoding cobalt ECF transporter T component CbiQ → MNISTDLYAYHNNLNRIPPGVKLSWGILTMILSLLSPSPIIPIMVAIIMSLTIVLVAGIPSRYYLKFISVPSAFGFLTLILMALFFGAEPSSIGFSWFRVYLDGLHTGFLTFSRIMGGFTCLAFISLTTPINEIFKQLEKIKVPRIIIEIALLMYRMIFIFLEEASTMYHAQETRLGYNSVKSSIKSLGLLASNLFIRSWLQGEKVYQAMETRCYNGEIPTMKIHETDNKWIILVIAFEITLLLGVYFTRTIKII, encoded by the coding sequence ATGAACATTTCAACAGACCTTTATGCCTATCATAATAATCTTAACAGGATACCCCCAGGGGTGAAACTATCCTGGGGTATCCTCACGATGATATTATCTCTGCTGTCGCCTTCCCCTATAATCCCAATTATGGTAGCAATTATAATGTCGCTTACAATCGTATTGGTTGCAGGGATACCATCACGCTATTATTTAAAATTTATCAGCGTACCATCCGCTTTCGGATTTTTAACATTAATATTAATGGCATTATTTTTCGGGGCTGAACCATCATCTATAGGATTCTCTTGGTTTAGAGTGTACTTGGACGGCCTCCACACAGGATTCCTAACATTTTCGAGGATAATGGGCGGTTTCACTTGCTTAGCTTTCATTTCGCTTACAACACCCATTAACGAGATATTCAAACAATTAGAGAAGATAAAAGTGCCCAGGATCATAATTGAGATAGCTCTCCTAATGTACCGGATGATATTCATTTTCCTTGAAGAAGCATCCACCATGTACCATGCACAGGAGACAAGACTAGGCTACAATAGCGTCAAAAGTTCTATAAAATCCTTGGGGCTGCTCGCAAGCAACCTATTTATAAGGTCCTGGTTACAAGGAGAAAAGGTATACCAGGCGATGGAGACAAGATGTTACAATGGGGAAATCCCAACAATGAAGATCCATGAAACAGATAATAAATGGATCATATTAGTAATAGCCTTCGAGATAACACTACTCCTTGGAGTATACTTTACAAGAACTATAAAAATTATATAA
- the cbiM gene encoding cobalt ECF transporter S component CbiM, translating into MHIMEGFLPWQWCILWYAISLPVIIYGITRIKKVADELPESKPLLAVSGAFIFILSSLKMPSVTGSCSHPTGNGLGAILFGPWITSVMAAIVLIFQALLLAHGGLTTLGANIFSMGIIGPVFAWLTYKGSLKLNLPTSIAVFLAAFIGDVMTYVTTSFQLALAFPIPNVMIATSKFMLIFAYTQIPLGIAEGLLTVVVFENILKLKPDITEKLSLLIRKPTSVGD; encoded by the coding sequence TTGCATATCATGGAAGGCTTTCTACCATGGCAATGGTGCATACTCTGGTATGCAATCTCCCTACCAGTTATCATATACGGTATAACAAGAATAAAAAAAGTAGCAGATGAACTCCCAGAATCAAAACCACTACTGGCCGTGAGCGGAGCATTCATATTCATACTATCCTCCCTTAAAATGCCATCAGTCACAGGAAGCTGCTCACACCCCACAGGAAATGGATTAGGAGCAATACTATTCGGCCCATGGATAACATCAGTAATGGCAGCCATAGTACTCATATTCCAAGCACTCTTACTAGCCCACGGAGGATTAACAACACTAGGAGCCAACATATTCTCGATGGGTATAATAGGCCCAGTATTCGCATGGCTAACATACAAAGGATCCCTAAAATTAAACCTGCCAACTTCCATTGCAGTATTTTTGGCAGCATTCATAGGCGATGTCATGACATATGTAACAACATCATTCCAACTAGCCCTAGCATTCCCAATACCTAATGTGATGATAGCAACTTCAAAATTCATGCTAATATTCGCATACACCCAGATACCCCTTGGGATAGCTGAAGGATTACTCACAGTAGTGGTGTTTGAAAACATCTTAAAATTGAAACCAGACATCACAGAAAAACTAAGCCTACTAATTAGAAAACCAACAAGCGTAGGTGATTAG
- a CDS encoding ATP-binding cassette domain-containing protein, with the protein MILEAVNVTYEYPDGTIALKNVNFKVEKGQVVALLGPNGAGKSTLFLHFNGILKPKKGQIRVEGEPIHYTKKGLMKVRQKVGIVFQNPDDQLFAPTVREDVAFGPFNIGLETDEVERRVKDSLRKVGMLGFEDKPPHHLSGGEKKRVAIAGILAMNPKIMVLDEPTSGLDPRGASHIMRLLYNLNKEGMTIIIATHDVDMAPLYADKIYIISNGKIIKEGTPKEVFKDVKTIREANLRLPRIAHLVEILEKEDKLPFNKPYPLTIGEARRRLLDKWKLMETPSHSKVRR; encoded by the coding sequence ATGATACTTGAAGCTGTCAATGTCACATATGAGTACCCTGATGGGACAATAGCTCTTAAAAATGTCAATTTTAAAGTGGAAAAAGGACAAGTAGTAGCCTTACTAGGCCCTAATGGCGCTGGCAAATCAACCCTATTCCTACACTTTAATGGTATCCTCAAACCAAAAAAAGGGCAAATAAGAGTAGAAGGCGAACCCATCCATTACACTAAAAAGGGGCTTATGAAGGTAAGGCAGAAAGTGGGCATAGTATTTCAGAACCCTGACGATCAACTATTCGCCCCAACAGTAAGAGAGGATGTAGCATTCGGCCCATTTAATATCGGCTTAGAAACAGATGAAGTTGAAAGGAGAGTGAAAGATTCCTTGCGGAAAGTTGGCATGCTAGGATTCGAAGATAAACCACCACATCACTTAAGTGGCGGGGAAAAAAAGAGGGTTGCAATAGCCGGTATACTAGCAATGAACCCGAAGATAATGGTATTAGATGAGCCCACTTCCGGCCTCGATCCAAGGGGGGCATCCCATATAATGAGACTACTCTACAATCTCAACAAAGAGGGGATGACCATAATCATAGCAACACACGACGTTGACATGGCACCGTTATATGCTGATAAAATATACATCATAAGCAATGGTAAGATAATTAAAGAAGGCACACCCAAGGAAGTATTTAAGGATGTTAAGACCATAAGAGAAGCTAATCTAAGACTCCCAAGGATAGCCCACCTCGTGGAAATACTTGAAAAGGAGGATAAACTACCATTCAATAAACCGTACCCTCTAACCATTGGGGAAGCCAGAAGAAGACTACTAGACAAATGGAAATTAATGGAGACACCATCCCATTCAAAGGTGAGAAGATGA